The genomic region TATGGGCGACCCGCTCGAGAACCGGTCCGATAACGACGGTTGTACAAGTATCTGTAACAGTATCGCCGATTGGGCTCGCCATCGGAAGCGGAGGCGTGAGGATATCAAGAAAGATACtggtaacagtttttttttttttttcttttctcgagtttttctgtttggttgccaagaaagttTTGAGAAAATTAGGGAAAAACTGTATTTCAGAGTTTAGACTAAAGTTCAAGTTAGTTCTATGAGTATTTGTTTGTATGCTTAAAAGATTCTTTGATTAGCTAGGTATCGGTCTGGGTGTGGAGAAGTTCTGTTTGGTTTTGTGCGAAAGTTTGTTGTTATAAAGCTAAAAGATTCTAATCCGATTTTCATGGGCCCTGTTTGGTTTCTGAGAAATTTTGTAGTTGCTAACTTAATGGGAAAATCTagtaacaagttttttttttttaattttttttttaaaaaggataaagGTGCAAGTTCTTGTTTTAAAGCTTATATGATGTTATAAAAGTAAAATCTTCATTTGATTGAGTAGTTCTCGTGGTGTGGGAGAAAGTTGAGCATTAGAAAAAAATCTTAGATATCAAGTTGGTCAGTCAGTCCATGGGTCAATGTTGTTTTGGTTCTTAGAAACGAAGAACGTGTTTTGGTGGAGATGAAAAAAAAGCTCAACTCAGGTGGTTAATGTAGTCTTATAATGCTAAAGATAATAAGAAATTGAACAgaaatttaatgtttttatttttactatcaCTTTCAATACAACCCATATGGACCGTCTCTGGTTGAGATTAATATTTGAGGAGTAGACGGTTGAGAGTAACTCATCAAGTTTCTGTCTGGTTTCCGATAagatattttatagttttatgcTTGGTGTTTTTGGGAGGAAATCAGGAAATTAGAATTTGGATTGGGTTAAACTTTCCTTTAGTTTTATGAGTCTGTTTGTTTGCTTAAAAGGTTGTTTGATTACCTAGGTGTTTATCTACTTGATGAGAAGTTCTGTTTGGTTTGTGAGGAAGTTGgggaaaataaatgaaaatgaagtcTTAGATATTGTTACGAAGCTAAGAGATTTTAATTCAATTCTCCAAGGTTCTGTGTAGTTCATGgtaaatggagggaaaaaatgAACTCTTAGTTATTGGCAGTCATGAagcttaagtttttcttttttattttcttgtaataTATGTACTTTATGAGAAAATCAAGGaaaaggtaaagaaaaaaaaaaaagagagcataaaatattgttttaaagCTTTGATGaggttataaaataaaattttcatttgattgaCTAGGTCTCTTGGTGTGGGATAAAGTTGAGCATAAGAAAAGATGTTTAGATAGCGAGTCGGTTGGTCGGTCATTGTTGTGTTGTTTTTTGGAAATGAGGACCATGTTTAATtagagatgaagaaaaactcAACTCAACTGataagaaatcaaagaaaaattaatgctTTTCTTTCCCCGTCACTTTCAATACAACCATGTGGgctattttttgttgaaattaatatttgaggAGTAGATGGATAACAGTGACTCAACCTAGACTTAATCCCAACTGTTAGGGTTTTTTGATTTCAACTCTTTTGTTTCTTAGGGAATTGCAGTAATGAGGGGTCAAAAAGGTACAAGATAATTGTTTCGCTATATCTTTTGTTGTAGGATTCCTGTGAAGATGAGAAAGTTGGCTTTTTGAGCCATATGATTGCGCTGGAAATACTTGAGAGTTTGACTTCTCATTATCTAGGAACCGTGGTTATGTTCTTTTGGTGTCATTCAGTTTCTCTGCAACTAAAAAGTTCCATTGCTGTATATTTGTTTTAGTGACATATACATTTAATTTTATAGTGCTGGAACTtatcaaaagaaatattttaaatgtatttatgATTAAAGTTCATTATATGTATAAAAACTATACTTAGAATGCGGCGCTTTGTTTCCCTTGTCTGTGCACCTTTTTGACGTTGCATGCCTTGAGCAACACAAGGACTTGGCACCTTAAAGTTGCCTTTTGCCTTTGACTACATTGGTAGTAATTGATGCTTCTTAACAGTTTTCTGTCATTGGTAGTCTGGAATCCTGAATTTTGATTGGTGGGTCTGTCTATTAGCATGCATGCTTgtactttttgtttatttcattgTGATTGGCGTCTATGTTTATGTTTGTGATGTGATGTCTAGCCCTATTCatgtaaattaatatttaacattttttttgcagTTGTGGATCTCACTTCGTGTGCTGAGGAGCAAATTTTGAACGGTAACCAGCCTGATATGGACGATTGTGTGGGCTGTGAAAATCCTGATGAGGAAGCAGTTGCAATGATTGAAGAATCACCTTCAGGTATGAAACAATTTTATATGGTCCTTCATCTTTatcttgtgtttttttaaatttaaaatatattttatctgAATTCACTAAAACATTTTGCTTGATCTTAGTCCTTCGAATTTAGGCCAATGAGTTGAATGTCAGCTCGCACCTCCTCCCCTTATAAGTTCTAGGTTGAGAGGGAAGTAGTGGGTTTAAGACCCATAAGGTGCACACGTAACTTACCACTACAAAAGAGTGTAGtagttttctaataaaaaaaagtaacttacCACTAAAAAACAGTGTGACCTATCTAATTAGAACTTCAGCAACTCATCAAATTTAATATCATCTGAACATTAACTAGAAGGAAGAGGCAAAGAGGACTGACATGTATAAAATGTTGTTCTTCTTGCAGCTATAGAATATTGTTCTTCCACtaagttcatttttttaagaCCCATAAGGTGCACACGTAACTTACCACTAAAAAAGAGTGTAGtagttttctaataaaaaaaagtaacttacCACTAAAAAACAGTGTTGACCTATCTAATTAGAACTTCAGCAACTCATCAAATTTAATATCATCTGAACATCAACTAGAAGGAAGAGGCAAAGAGGACTGACATGTATAAAATGTTGTTCTTCTTGCAGCTATAGAATATTGTTCTTCCACTAAGTTCATTTTTTTAACGCTTTTGTGGTGGTGTATGTTTTTAATCTGGCTTCTTATTTTTGTAGGTGATGAAGCTGCAAATAGCAATGATTCAAACTGGAGCATGGATTGTTCTACAGTTGTGAGAGTTAAAACATTGCATATCAGCTCTCCTATTTTGGCAGCCAAAAGTCCATTCTTCTATAAGGTAAAGTTATATTACTGTAAGGTGTTTTACATATGTTTACCTGTGATAGTTGTTAGATGGTCTTTTAATTTCCTTCTTATTTATTGTAGCTATTCTCAAATGGGATGAGGGAGTCAGAGCAGCGACATGTAACCCTACGCATCAATGCCTCtggtatataaaaaaaaaaaaaaaaaaaatatcataagcttccccttttttattattatccttTACCTTTGTGAAAACTATTAACTTATTGTTGTGCCTGTCAAAGTCAAATTACAATCATGCTTCTTTTCCCGTTGCACAGAGGAAGCTGCTCTCATGGAGCTCCTGAATTTTATGTACAGTAATACTGTGTCTGTTACTACTGCTCCTGCTTTGCTGGATGTTCTGATGGCTGCTGACAAGTTTGAGGTTGCTTCATGCATGAGGTACTGTAGCCGACTGTTGCGCACTATGCCCATGACGCCTGAGTCTGCTTTGCTCTATCTGGAGCTTCCTTCAAGTGTCTTAATGGCTGATGCTGTCCAGCCATTGACTGATGCAGCAAAGCAGTACCTTGCTAGTCGCTATAAGGACATCACTAAGTAAGTTCCAATTTACTTGCACTATATGACTGGATCTTCATTACTTTTCCATGTCTTCTCTTTCTTATATTGcccttcttttttgttttgtggggggggggggggggggtgttggttGATATGAACAATTAAAACTGGATCATACTTTACCCTTGCATATATATGCCTTTTGTGCTTAGCTATTTTCTTTGGTGTTGGTGTaagatttgtatttttttcgtCTTACTTCAGAATATGATATTGCTGTCATGTtagtaaatttgtatttttttttttttcttacttcaGAATATGATACTGCTGTCACGTTAGTCGTTTTCTTCTTCACCTTTATCATTGAATATTGAATTATTTCAATTATGATTATGGTGAATGAGTTTTATCAAATGAAGAGTAATGTTAGTAAGACCTATTAAAGAAGTTCCAAACATCCTTATcatctgtttttcttttattaaccCATCATGCAATTTCACTCTTATTTTCTTGTTAGTCAGTTAGTGTCATTACACTTCAACTTTCCATGAACAAAATTCCAAGATTTGTTGTTCGTGGCTATCCCATGAAGGCATAAACTTCTCCAAGCATTTTATACATCGACCTAGCAATTTCTTTACACCTATATTTTTGTGCTTGCTAAAACAGGCATGAACAATGTGTTAATGGCATCATGATTAAATGAGCACAATTGTTGTCAAAACcgattttttgttatttctttatGAATTACAGCTATTGTTCTTGTCattgttttcttaattattgttttaaataaaatgcGATTTGCCTTCTGGGAGGCAACTCATGTTTGGGTTTTGGCACTTTTACCAGGTTCCAAGAAGAGGTGATGGCCTTGCCTCTTGCTGGAGTAGAGGCAATATTGGCCAGTGACGATCTCCAGGTGCCATCTGAGGATGCTGTATATGATTTTGTGTTGAAATGGGCTAGGGCTCAGTACTCAAAACTGGAGGAGCGGCGGGAAGTCCTAGGCGCACGCCTTGCACGCTTCATTCGCTTCCCTTACATGACCTGCCGGAAGCTTAAGAAGGTCTTAACCTGTAATGACTTTGATCATGAGATTGCATCCAAACTTGTGCTTGAGGCCCTTTTTTTCAAGGCTGAGGCCCCACACCGGCAACGCGTTTTAGCTGCAGAGGAGTCTGCCACCTTGAATCGTCGCTTTGTGGAGCGGGCCTACAAATATCGCCCTGTTAAGGTGGTAGAATTTGAACTTCCCCGGCAGCAGTGTGTGGTGTACCTGGACCTAAAGCGAGAGGAGTGTGCAAATTTATTCCCCTCTGGACGTGTGTATTCTCAGGCATTTCATTTGGGTGGCCAAGGATTCTTCCTGTCAGCACATTGCAATATGGACCAGCAGAGCTCATTCCACTGTTTTGGGCTGTTTTTGGGGATGCAGGAGAAGGGATCAGTGACTTTTGCAGTGGACTATGAATTTGCAGCAAGATCGAAGCCAACTGAGGAGTTTGTTAGCAAATACAAAGGCAACTACACATTCACTGGAGGCAAGGCAGTTGGCTACCGAAACTTATTTGCTATACCATGGACTTCCTTCATGGCTGACGATAGTCTTTACTTCATAAACGGTGTCCTTCATCTCAGAGCTGAGCTTACCATCAGGCACTGACTCCTCTTTCATTCCATTTTTCCAGAGCATTGCTAATTTGCTGCTCTAGTTGGTGGCTCTAACCTTTGTTTTGTTTCTCCCTCGCCCTTTTTCTCTTAACTTCAAAGGGACAAAACTTGTAATATCCAGGCACAATGCACTAGATACTTTGGTTAGCTCTGAGGTTGAATGATGATTAGTAATATTCCTTTTGTTCTGGACCTACTAGTGCTCAGAAGGGGAAAAAATGTAAATGGGTTTGAGTAGGTAGCAGTATCAATGTTTCTTTCAATGTAGAACTGTTTGAGATAATGTGATAGTTTCACCTCAATTTATGTCTTCTATCAAGATTGAAGAGCAAGCAATAGTGTATGTCTGTCGATTTTTGAGGTACCAGAATCAATGCAAGTGAGGAGGAGTTCAGAAATAGGATAAGGATCTTTCTTATCGATAGAGAAATATTAAATGAAAGGAAAGAATATTTGATAAAAGTATAGTGGGAGGGCAAAGAGTTGtgcttgcaagttgcaacttcTCTTTATTCATTAGATTAGAgggaataaattttttgagatttcATGACGTAAATTTGGAAATCAATTGTCAATCTCTGGGAGAGTTGGAAATAGGAATCCAAATTCTCGTATACATCAGGGAAAAGCAAAATAGGATAAAACTCAACGTTAGCTTCtggaagttttttattttttatttttttggatatgaTAATCTTTGTTAGAAATTAGGAATACAAATTTCACATAAGCAATATTAGTCTATACTCTAATAGATCAcaactttttttaatcttataatttccttcaattttaaagaaatacaTGATGTTACaatcaatttctttaaaaaaagaaaaaagaaataataatcaattttaaaagTTAGAAACACCTAAGCAAGATATGAATTTGTGTGTCTCTAAAACGAGTTTGATCACTGATGATAGGTGCTGATACACCCAGCAATCAATATACTGACGCAGTGCTCaaaaacttttgacaagtcAAGGAAAgaccatttttcatttttgtacaACAAAAATCTACTAGCGTTCTTGATTGTTTGGCAACCTTTTTGGACCCTACACCTGTACATCATCGCCAATAGCACGTAACCTTCCAGCAAAGTctaggaaaatttaaaaaaataataaaaagaagaggaaaacttCGTTTTAAATTCTCTCACTTTTGAATCTAACCATCCAAGTTGGCTCTGGGTTAAAAACTGATATATAATctcttattttaataaataagtcCTGtctttttacccaaaaaaaataaaagaatcacttatgtttatatattataaatgtaatacataaactttaaaatctaaaaaaaaaaaaaaccaaattctaTATTTTcaagaataataaattaaatcttttagattctacaaaatttaaaatcaaactaTAAACCTATATTAAACTCTAAAATCAACCCTTTttaaatggagagagagagagagagagagaatttgtaACTTTTTTGAAAGTCATAGGCTATTTATTTAGTAAAAgccaaagttaaaaaaaaaatcaaattaaaatctaaattgaaatgatttaaaaaaatttaaaaatactcttaatctaattagataatacttttttttttattttaaaattgagttaaaattttatgaaaaatattgaaattcatGACTtgtgattttaaaatttcagaattgaattaattaaaaatttcagaattgattttaaaattttatttcttaggttataattgattattgtgatttttattaataaaaaaaaaccgtAGTCGTAGTCGTAGTCGTAGTAGAAGACAGGCAGGCAGAGACGCTAAGAAAGAAAGGGTAAAAGCGGCAGTCGAGAAAAGCAAGCATCCATCCTCAAAAGTAACACAACGCAACACAAGTAGTGAAATTAAATTAGCTTAATTCCAAcgcaagaagaagaagaagaagaagaagaagaggtatGCCGAAGAACAAGGGAAAGGGAGGAAAGAACAGGAAGAGAGGAAAGAACGAGGCAGATGACGAGAAACGCGAACTGGTGTTCAAGGAAGACGGACAAGAATACGCCCAAGTGCTCCGCATGTTAGGTAACGGTCGATGTGAGGCCATGTGCATCGACGGTTCCAAGCGCCTCTGTCACATCCGAGGAAAGATGCACAAAAAGGTTTGGATCGCTGCTGGGGACATCATCCTCGTTGGTCTCAGGGATTACCAGGACGACAAGGCTGATGTTATCCTCAAGTACATGCCTGATGAGGCTCGCCTCTTGAAAGCCTACGGTGAATTGCCTGAGACCACTCGCCTCAACGAGGGTATTGCTGGTGGCTTGGATGAGGAAGATGAAGCTGCTGGCGATGATTATATTGAGTTTGAGGATGAAGATATTGACAAGATCTgagatttcatttcttttttttttttaattatctgcCTTTTCATCATTtctgctgctgctgcttcttcttcttcttcttctgttgtatgatcatatcatcatcatcatcctcatcctcatatGTTGTATCCTTTTCATTTGTCATGTTATAGaccctaataataataaggagCCTGTACTGTTtggttctattttttaattacttgttttaattttatgaaagaaaTCGTTTCGattaattgtttgtttgttgattATTCGATAATTGGGGGAAGTGCCAGTTGAgctgagctacaaggctcttgccTGTTGTTTTCGTTTTGATAGTCAATGAAGCTCGTGCTTGTTGAGTTGAGCTACAACGCTTTTGGCTGTTGTTTTGATTTCTGATAATACCCAAATTGCAATTGCTAATTGGTTGTTAGTAGTGGCATTCAATGAAACTCATTTATTCAGTTATTTTCTCTTGCAATTTAGCCATAATTAGTGGACTTTGAATGGCTCAAGTCTTAGCAACTAACTGATAACTTGTTTGTGTTATTATTAACTATTTGTAGTAGCCCTTCCTGGTTGGTTTACAATTACAGGTgagtatgttttttttataaatgtttctGCCATTGGAGTCAAATGTATATCACATTTTGTTCTTCTTATCTTATTGCGCATCATGTTATCAGCCACTGCCATTGACTAAACTTGCAGGATTTTTACATTTTGATTCTGTGATCTCTTCTCTTGAGTATTGTTTATTTCACTCCTTCTTAAGCAACATGCCTCAGAGTTTGCTTTTAGATTTTAGTATTACGattttccaaataaatttagaattccAAGCCACTCTCTTTGAGATATGGTCATATAGAGCTTAGAAGTTAGAATAAGTTACTTGTTCATTAGGATGGCATCTATGCTGTTGGAAGTACTATGTATGTTTTCTACTTGTAGAAGAATTTAGCCTTCGTCACTCTAAAGTGGGTGGTTCTCTTTTGGTTTTCTCCAAGTATTTTCTGCTCTTAAAGatggaaaagcaaaaaaatctGACTTCAAACTATACCCTATGGAATATCCATTCCCATGCACCAGTTCAATATAAAAGACAGACTTCATTTCATCTATCACTACCGAAAAATTAGAAAGGTTTTTGTGGACTGTCGTCATAGCACTTCCTAGGAGAAACATGTTGATTAAAGTTGGAAGAATGTTGACTACTTTCTGATAAGAACTAACAAGAATTTTGAGTATAAGATTATAAAGCAAAGCAGTGGTGGTTTTTTCCAGAGAGAGATGAGCTGAATCAGAGTCTGTTTAGGTTGGTGCCCTTCGATTCTTTGAATAATAGGTCTGGTAGAGGAATTCCATGAATTCTTGGCAGTTTCTACTCTTAAGGGAATGATGGAACCTGTGGTTAAATAGAGGTCTGTAGCACATATGCTgcttgttttgctttgttttttgtgttgtggAACTGAATgtataaaaattgttttaaagaattatGAGAGAATTAATAATGGTGTAATTGGGTAGAGGAGATTTGTAAGCAGAATTTGGATACCGGACATAATTTAAATtcgtataaaataaaattccttgTTTGGGTGAACCATGAAAGGAAATTTCAAAACTCATGGGGCAGTTTTAGACAGAATTTGAGACAGGTAAGTTCCACATAAAAATTCCTGGTTTCTCCCTCTTTCTTCTGTCAAAGTTCAAACCCTCaaccaaattaatttttgtccCCTTCTCCATTTCATTCACCTCCACCTCTCTCAAACTTTATCTAAAATTTCCTCATCCCTGCCCCAATTTAAAATCCATTACAAAACCCATTTCTACTAATCTGCCCTTGTCAGATTCTATGGCTTTCCCACCTTGTCCTCTTCTGCAACACAACCATCATAAGCACAGCTTGACTTTGGTTTCAgctggtggaggtggaggtgtaGTCCAAAATTTTCCTTATTCAAGTTGGGTTGCCAGCAGTTCATCGGAGAAAGTTCATGGGTTCTAGATTGGATGCTAAGTTGAGGAAGCTAAGGCTGAGTCTGAAGCAAGAATTAGtgactcatatatatatatattaattttgcaTTGTTTGTCTAATGAGAAATTGTTTGACAATTAATTCATTGCGACGTCACACCTGAGGTTTGCTATTTAGATCTCAACCATTTTTTGCTGGGATGTTACCCCATTCTTGTGATAGATCGTAAGCTTTTTCAAGAAATTCTTGGACCTAGCTTAGTTTGATGTCTCCACTATTTGGGTTGAAGAgtatgtatatattttcaaCAAGTAATCTTTGACTTTGGGTGGGTGCAGACATGGATGTTTGGGACCTTTGGGTATATATTTGGACGCTGATTGATTTTGGATCATAGTTCGTCTTCCCAGATAAGATATGATAGTAGATGGGATAagtatttttcatttctcaGTTTTCAGTGatagatattaaaatttatttgtatatgtattgacaaagaaacaagattcaATTATATAATGAGGCAACATCACATTCAGTAGCATCCTTCCTGATCGCATGCAGAAACTGATCAGGTAAAGACAGTAGTCACAGTACATCAACAAAACCATTCTAGTTATTAACCAAACCCTGGTTTGCTAAAACATGGGCAGCTTCATCAGCCTCTCTTCTTGCCCATTTGAATTTTACTTGGTCCATCTCTTTTGCCATTTCCAGAACATCCACTAGCACAATTCTCAGTTCCCATGGCTCTACATGACCCTGGTTGTGGCTTTGCAGAGCGCATCAAAGCATATCTTTGAGTCGCTCCCCTTTTAGCTTTCTTAACTTCATCAATTGAGCCATTGACACTGCCCATCTTGTGGTCTTTGCCTCAGCTAAAtttactgaggttttgacttcCAGTTTAGTGCCAGCAGCAACTACATATCCCCCGCAATCTCTTCTTACTACAGCATCACAATTAATTGTGAAAGAGCCAAGGGAGGTGCTTGCCACTGAGTTATTTACCCGTCTTCTGTTGATCTGAAATTGCAATATGCTCCTGAAATTTCTTGTCTATCACAGCTAGCATGACATTGATCTTGACTTCAGCCTGCTGAAACATTACTTTGTTACTGATGCTCCAAATTTGTTCCCAAATAATTGCTTTCATGGTCTGGAACTGAACTGCAGGGATCTCATTAGGAATCAGAGCAGTAGATGGCTCGACAACCCCATGCACTAGTTGCAAAATTGACACAGTAGGCCAGTAGCCGATTTATAAGCTCCATCTTCCCCCAAACCACAAAGCTTTCACCATTACGCATTCTTATTCAAACTAGATTCCTCCCCACATTTGCATAAAGGGCATTTGGCATTAAGTTCTTGTCCCAACTCTTGTAACCTACATTTAGTAGGCAGAATGTTTTGAGCTATTCTCTATAGTAGCGTTTTGTTACCTTTCATGTATTTTCAAACTCCATAGCTTTCTCCACACTGATCTTTCTGTACTGCACAACACACCTTGTTGCAAAAAAAATGCTGGAACTCTTTATGAACTTCCTTTGAGCATTTGCTATCCACAGCAATTTATCtggtttgtttttcattaagaGGGGAACCTTCCTAATGGCACAGATTGATGCATCATTAAATAGTTTCTTGAAACTTCACTGAGTCCCACTCTCCTTTCATGGAATCAATTAGTTGACTTTGATTGACAACTAAGGGCTGTTGAGCCACTGATTTGTATGGCACCTAGGTCAAGGTGTCTTCCCAACTTTTGAACTTTTGCCCATTGCCAATCACATAGCCCACTTCTTTATTTAGAACTTGGATTTTACTAACGTTTGCCCTGAGGGCACACAATAGTAtaccatttttggaaaaaagtttTATCAGGAATTCCcgataaaatttttctaaaaacaaatttgttaatgtatgccctaagggcatatATTAACCGGACCATTAGAactgaattaaattttttaatttcccgAAAGATAGAGGGATTTCTTTGTCTATGTAATATTTAATCCATATAATGAAATTAGTATTTGATGGGACTTTAAATGATGGGAtcccattattttataatttctatGTAAAAATCAAACTTCCCATCCAAACAGAACATGATAGCATTGAACAAAGTGGaaatatttaacattttctAACTATCTGGTGCATGTGCATTCACTAGTTAATGACTAGTTAATTTACTATCTAATACATGACTTATGGGtcacaaaatattaaattaacttTAAAGGAGAAAGGCCCATCACAATAGCTTGCAATTGGGGCCTCTACATGTCATTGATGCATTGCAACCCATCCAAGTCaattgggctttttttttttttctttttaatttcctttttgtGTTTGCAAAGTTAATTCGGCTTTGGAATTTTAAAGTGCTTGCAACCCATCCAAGTCAGTggggctttttttctttttaatttctttttttatttgcaaaGTCAATTTGGCTTTGGAATTTTAAAGTGCCATGCTACTTCTAAGTAGGATTTAAATACATATTCCAACTTCATGGGTAGTAGGTAcactttaaataaattttagcatAAATTACTTTCTAAATCCTATATTTTAAGgtgatttcaaattaaatattactatataatTAACAATTTCAAATTATTCTGTAAAGTTTACaactattagaaattaaaaaatatagtttcactaatttcaaaaaaaaattatctaccttaaaatcatataaaattaaactctaaattctaaaattttaaggcTAGATTCAAAGGCTAAAATTTTCAGTTTGATTTAGGGATTTAATTTGatacaattttgaaaatacGAAGTTCAATTCGAAACTTACTGAActatagaatttaatttataacaatcttaaaatttatcttctaattttaaattttgaaaactttatattttttacttttaaaccCTCTATTAAATTATAGAGTTTAgactttaaatataaattacCTTCAATTTTTAAGCATCCTTCATATTTGCATCAATTTTTTAAtcgtatatatatttatttttaaaaatatcgaAAGTTTGTGCCAATCGTGCGCCACTACACTTAGATTATT from Castanea sativa cultivar Marrone di Chiusa Pesio chromosome 11, ASM4071231v1 harbors:
- the LOC142615824 gene encoding BTB/POZ domain-containing protein POB1-like, with product MRNLDTGTDLFDPRTGMESEFTRGGVSASTDADFAFAFNDSNFSDRQLRIEIMGDPLENRSDNDGCTSICNSIADWARHRKRRREDIKKDTVVDLTSCAEEQILNGNQPDMDDCVGCENPDEEAVAMIEESPSGDEAANSNDSNWSMDCSTVVRVKTLHISSPILAAKSPFFYKLFSNGMRESEQRHVTLRINASEEAALMELLNFMYSNTVSVTTAPALLDVLMAADKFEVASCMRYCSRLLRTMPMTPESALLYLELPSSVLMADAVQPLTDAAKQYLASRYKDITKFQEEVMALPLAGVEAILASDDLQVPSEDAVYDFVLKWARAQYSKLEERREVLGARLARFIRFPYMTCRKLKKVLTCNDFDHEIASKLVLEALFFKAEAPHRQRVLAAEESATLNRRFVERAYKYRPVKVVEFELPRQQCVVYLDLKREECANLFPSGRVYSQAFHLGGQGFFLSAHCNMDQQSSFHCFGLFLGMQEKGSVTFAVDYEFAARSKPTEEFVSKYKGNYTFTGGKAVGYRNLFAIPWTSFMADDSLYFINGVLHLRAELTIRH
- the LOC142615712 gene encoding eukaryotic translation initiation factor 1A; this translates as MPKNKGKGGKNRKRGKNEADDEKRELVFKEDGQEYAQVLRMLGNGRCEAMCIDGSKRLCHIRGKMHKKVWIAAGDIILVGLRDYQDDKADVILKYMPDEARLLKAYGELPETTRLNEGIAGGLDEEDEAAGDDYIEFEDEDIDKI